ATTGCCGCACGCCGACCGCCTGGCCCAGCTCGTCGGGCTCGACATGACCCGCGACTGGACGCCGACGGCGGCCAACTACTTCAGCCGCGTGACCAAGGGGAAGATCCTGGCGGCGGTGCGGGAGGCGAAGGGCGAGGACACCGCGCGCCTCCTCGACAGCCTGAGGAAGGGCGACATGGCGCGCGAGGCCGAGCGCCTGATGGCCGAGAGCGGCTGGCTGCCCGAGCTTCTGCGCACGCCCGGCCTCAATGCGGATGCGGTGGGCGAGGACCGACCCGCCCTGCCGGAGGCGGACGCCGCCGTCGGCGAGGAGATCGAGGCCGGGGCGGTCGATGCGCTCCCGGAGTTCCTGGCCGGAGACGACGGAATCGGCAGCGATCCGGAGGACCGGGCATACGCCATCGCCGCCGAGTGAGCGCTGGGCGTCAGACGGCGCTCGCGACCTGCGCCGGCGCCGCGCGCCGGTGCCATTCCCCCGAGCCGAAGGGCTCGGGGTTCTTCGTGTCGGGTTTGGCTGCGCTGCGGTCGTGGAGCGAGAGAGGACGCTCCGGCCGGGGCCGCTCGCCTCGGATGCGATCCGAGCTGGACGCCTTCGGCTTGGCCGGGGTCCCGTCGTGCTGCACCGTCGCCTTGGCTTTGGCTTTGAGGACGTAGGCCTTTCGCGGCTTGGCCGTGCTGCGATCGTACTTCCCGAGCTTCCTCTGCCGAGCGAGTTCGGCGCGATGCTTCATGTCGAATGCCGGCATCATCGGGTAGTCGTCCGGCAGGCCCCACTTCGCGCGGTAGGCATCCGGCGTCAGGCCGAAGAGACGCAGATGCCTGCTGAGCATGCGATAGGGCTTGTTGTCCTCGAAGCAGACCAGGAACGTCTCGTGGATCGAGTCCGCAATCTCCTTGCGCGTGAGGGCGCGCGCTGCGGCCTGCATGCGGGGGCGGTCCGACCCAACGAAAGCATCTTGCGGCAAGACATCTTGCGGCACGACCGGCTCGATCTCGTCGTCGGGCGCGGACCGGAGCGCCCTGGACACCGTCGTGATGAGTGCGGCAAGCGCCTCCGGCGGTAACCTGTTGCCGGCGACGTACCCCTTCACGATCTGAACCGTGCACCGCACGATCTCGTCGTTTTCGCTCGCTTGCGGCCGGCTCAACCGAATTATCCCTCGGCGACTTCTTTCGAGCGCATGCATGAGAAGATTTCTTCATCGAGTCAATCATCTGAAAGTTTCACTACCTTTCCTGAGGTGCGGGCATGGCCGATTAGGTCTTGAACACCCTCTGAAGTATATTTGAGCGGGGATTAAAAGGCAGAGGAAGGAAGCCGGAGATCGAGCCGGCGCGAGCGCGAGAGAGAGAGCCTTGCGGACCGGCGTGAGCCCTACAGGAGGCCGCCCCGTGAACGTCTCGATCAGCCGGAACCACTTCGCCAGCACTGCCCTCACCCCCATTCCAGCACCGGCCGCGATCCTTCAGGCCGGCACGCGCCTCGCCGAGATCCTGGCGCAGGGCCGGGCCATCGGAACGGACGTTCTGCGGGAGGCCATGGAGACGGCCTGCGGCGGCAGCGACTCCGAGGGCTTGTGGCTGTGGAAGGACGCCTACGAGGCCGGCGAGGTCGCCCAGGTGGTGTTCCTGCGCCGGTTCTGGCCGGCGATCCGCGCCAAGGCGGCGACCCCGGCCGCCCGCCTCGCGATGCTCGGCCGGATCGCCAGCCTGC
The genomic region above belongs to Methylorubrum extorquens and contains:
- a CDS encoding MucR family transcriptional regulator, coding for MHALERSRRGIIRLSRPQASENDEIVRCTVQIVKGYVAGNRLPPEALAALITTVSRALRSAPDDEIEPVVPQDVLPQDAFVGSDRPRMQAAARALTRKEIADSIHETFLVCFEDNKPYRMLSRHLRLFGLTPDAYRAKWGLPDDYPMMPAFDMKHRAELARQRKLGKYDRSTAKPRKAYVLKAKAKATVQHDGTPAKPKASSSDRIRGERPRPERPLSLHDRSAAKPDTKNPEPFGSGEWHRRAAPAQVASAV